From the Malaclemys terrapin pileata isolate rMalTer1 chromosome 13, rMalTer1.hap1, whole genome shotgun sequence genome, one window contains:
- the TBC1D16 gene encoding TBC1 domain family member 16 isoform X3, with amino-acid sequence MTCSNSSTSSLDTSAQFQENNRQAQNTRWDEQQKVFALEQICGVFRVDLGQMRSLRLFFSDEACTSGQLVVASRESQYKIFHFHHGGLDKLSEVFQQWKYCTETHLKDQQLTDEKTCMQFSIRRPKLPSSETHPEENTYKRLDVTAWLNHLNESGQVEEEYKLRKAIFFGGIDVSIRGEVWPFMLRYYSHESTSEEREALRVQKRREYFEIQQKRLSMTPDEHKEFWRNVQFTVDKDVVRTDRSNQFFRGEGNPNVETMRRILLNYAVYNPTIGYSQGMSDLVAPILAEVLDESDTFWCFVGLMQNTIFISSPRDEDMEKQLMYLRELLRLMHLRFYQHLVSLGEDGLQMLFCHRWILLCFKREFPDAEALRMWEACWAHYQTDYFHLFICVAIVVIYGDDVIEQQLATDQMLLHFGNLAMHMNGELVLRKARSLLYQFRLLPRVPCSLHDLCKLCGTGMWDSGYIPAVECSGHHPESESCPYGGMVEVPSPKPGTEGKRGPKTREVFAFRK; translated from the exons ATGACCTGCTCAAACAGCTCCACTTCCAGCCTTGACACCAGTGCCCAATTCCAGGAGAATAACAGGCAAGCTCAGAACACCAGATGGGACGAACAGCAGAAGGTGTTTGCCCTGGAGCAGATCTGTGGGGTCTTCAGAGTGGACCTTGGACAAATGAGGTCCCTTCGCCTTTTCTTTAG CGATGAGGCATGCACCAGTGGGCAGTTGGTTGTTGCTAGCAGGGAGAGTCAATACAAGATCTTCCACTTTCACCATGGTGGCCTGGATAAACTGTCTGAGGTGTTTCAGCAATGGAAATACTGCACGGAGACCCATCTCAAAGACCAG CAGCTCACTGATGAGAAGACATGCATGCAGTTCTCAATCCGCCGCCCCAAGCTGCCGTCCTCCGAGACACATCCAGAGGAGAACACGTACAAGCGTCTCGATGTCACTGCCTGGCTCAATCACCTGAATGAATCTGGACAGGTGGAAGAGGAGTACAAGCTGCGCAAG GCCATTTTCTTTGGCGGGATTGATGTGTCTATCCGAGGTGAGGTCTGGCCCTTCATGCTGCGGTACTACAGCCACGAGTCCACGTCGGAGGAGAGAGAGGCGCTGAGGGTGCAGAAGAGGAGGGAATACTTTGAGATCCAGCAGAAGAG GCTTTCGATGACTCCAGATGAACACAAAGAGTTTTGGCGTAACGTGCAGTTCACGGTTGACAAAGACGTGGTGAGGACTGACCGCAGCAACCAGTTCTTCCGCGGCGAGGGCAACCCAAATGTGGAAACCATGAG GAGAATCTTGCTGAACTATGCAGTGTATAACCCTACCATTGGCTACTCCCAGGGGATGTCCGACCTGGTTGCCCCCATTCTGGCAGAGGTCTTGGATGAGTCAGACACTTTCTGGTGCTTCGTGGGTTTGATGCAGAACACTATCTTCATCAGTTCCCCCCGGGATGAAGATATGGAGAAACAACTG ATGTACCTACGAGAGCTGTTGCGACTCATGCACCTGCGCTTCTATCAGCACCTCGTCTCCCTGGGGGAGGATGGCTTGCAGATGCTTTTCTGTCATCGGTGGATCCTCCTCTGTTTTAAACGCGAGTTTCCGGATGCTGAGGCTTTGCGCATGTGGGAAGCGTGCTGGGCTCATTATCAG ACGGACTATTTCCACCTCTTTATCTGTGTGGCCATCGTGGTGATTTACGGCGATGATGTCATTGAGCAGCAGCTGGCCACTGACCAGATGCTGCTGCATTTCGGTAACCTGGCCATGCACATGAATGGGGAACTTGTACTCAGGAAG GCTAGGAGTTTGCTTTATCAGTTTCGCCTGTTACCCCGGGTCCCCTGTAGCCTGCATGACCTGTGTAAGCTGTGTGGGACTGGCATGTGGGACAGTGGCTACATCCCTGCTGTGGAGTGTTCTGGACACCACCCTGAATCTGAGAGCTGTCCTTACGGGGGGATGGTGGAAGTGCCTTCTCCCAAACCAGGAACTGAAGGCAAGAGGGGACCGAAAACACGGGAGGTCTTTGCTTTCCGCAAATAG